AAACTTATCTGGCTTCATGGGCATGTATTGCTTGAACGAGAGCCTCCCGTTAAACTTTACAAGACCCTCGTCAACGCTAACATTCTTTCCAGGAATGTAAGCATCGGCGAACTTATCTTCTAAGAGGGTAACAAGCGATCGAACTTTATAGAGGACCTCATTCGCGTCTTCGTCACCCGGGTCAACCAAATGCAAATATTTTCCGAGAGTTTTGAAGCGCTGCTTTGGGATGGTTTTTTTGAAGCCTTCCACGCCAATAAATTCGACAGAGTCCCAAAACATCTCCAGTTGGGGAAGGCGATGAATTCCCATTAAAATTTTCAGTCCGAGATAGGCCGAAATTTCTGCCCGGTTGGTTACGAAGGATTCATCGCCTTTTGAACGGGCATAAGCAACTGAGCACCGAGCAATTTCATCCAGATAATCATCGTTGATGAAAAGGTTCAAAAAATCTTTCGACGTTGCCTGGCCGCCAAGATCTTTAGTTGGGCCATGACGAACAGAAAACTCTTCAACATTGATGTCGCTCAATGTATTCGACCATTGAAGCGGATCTGGAGGAGCATCTTCATCGGCACTTTCGTTGCTTTCatcgtcttcttcttcatcatATTCATCTCCGCTAGCGAAGAATTCAACATGGGAGTTTGTTCCACTTTCATCGAACATTTCCTCAATTTCTCGATCGAAATCTTGATGTTGCCGTCGCTGTCGAATTTCAGCAATTTCTTCGACAGAAAAGCCAACAAATACTTCTTCTTCATCGGAAGAATATGGATTGATGTTAAAATCATAAGAAGCCATGCTAAAAAAATTATAAGTCTGTTTCAAAAATTCACTAAAAATCACACACTAAACGTAGAAAGCTAAGTTTGGTCTCAAATGAAAGCTTAATTTATGCAGGTCACGATTATTTACTCTCTCAGTACCCAAGGGATTTGGTTTCTAAGCTACAGCCAATGAAAGTGACCCATATCGGAAACAGCGCACGTGGGCGCCCTCACCTTTCAGGGAGATTTTATTTCAAGGCGCAATTCGGCGCACCGACCGGTAATGGGTTAGTATATATTTCCAGGAGTGGCGCAGGTGTCTAAAGGGGGCTCCAGTAAAAAATAGGCCAGTGAAATGTGAAAAAGGTAACTTCAGACAATGGTAGGGAAATATTTAGGTAAGCTTTCTAAAATTGTGCTTGAATCGATTGGATCGGTTATCTAGAAATTTCAGTGGTCTTCAAGTAATTTAAAATTCTAGggattatttcttttttccgaATTAACAGATATTTTACAGAAAACAGTCGTTGGATGCCCTTGTTAAAGAAGTATGTGTTAATGTCTAGTAATAACAGGGGTAGGAATTTGTGCTTTTCACAAGACTTTGGTCATACGGGAGGATAAATTTTCGATATGTAATTGACTTGAATCATTTTTTCGGTGGCCGAGAACAGGTATTTGTAATATTGACTTACGGAAATTGGCTTTTCATGCGTTATTTGACTGCTCTTTTAGGTGTCATTATGTAATTTGTGTCAGTGTGTCGAGGAGTTGAAACTGTTTGTGTTATTTTAGACCTTAACTACTGTCACTCTGAAGACAGATTTCAAAAATAGTGAATTTGAAATGAGAGATTGTCAAGTAGTGGATTTTGATTTGTGTGAAATTATAACATATTCTTTGTTGCATTAATTTGAAATATATTAGGtggttgttttgaaaatttatgtAGTTCTGTATGTGTGTTAGCATTGCATTAATATGGGGACAAATGTGTTGGTTTTACACTGAAGGCATGCATGTCTTCATAAGATGTGGGCTCATTGTAaatgttatttaatttttagtttccagggtctctcttaTTTTGTTGAGATAATCATGAATGTTAGGATTGTTTGAATGAGATTCAACGTGAGTGAATgacaaattgtaataattataataataatagtaactgATTAGAAGGAAATGATAGTACATTGTAATATCATCTTCCTAGTGTAACTTTATCTCCTCCTTCTTGCCCATATATAGCTCTGGATTTGCAATTGAAAATGTGGATGATGGTCTTGTCCAGGATTCGAGTGACAAGAAAAGGCAGCTGGTATGTGGTACAGAAAAGGGACAACTTAAATGCAAAAATTATCGCACTGCAGGTACAATCTAATATGTTTGCTTGATTCACACAATTTCCTTATATTTTCATGTTAGTGTTGGCAATTTCCAGCAGGTGCTGTAGTTCATGAAACACACTATTTATAACAAATCCTTGGGCTAAGGGGGAGATTCTGAGCAATACTATTTACTATACTTAAATGTAGAATAAACACCAGCCAATGCAATAGAAAGTGATGGCTTTAACTATGTAATATGTCCTGCCAGCATACTCCCCCTCCATGTATCAAAGCAGGGGCCTCTTAATATAAGCCGTAAGGATTTTTTGGACCCCCCTTGCCACTTATTTctgagttttgttttctttttttgccttttacTGAATTGCTAGTAAATATGTGGTGAAATAAGTATTTATTTCTTGATTGAATTATTAGCATACCAGTGAGGTAGTGCTGAAGAAGTATTTTGTGGCTCCCCTTGCCATTACTTATGAACGAAATGTTATTTGTTCTAGAGATTTTACAGTGTGTCTAACTTTC
The Acropora muricata isolate sample 2 chromosome 3, ASM3666990v1, whole genome shotgun sequence genome window above contains:
- the LOC136912488 gene encoding piggyBac transposable element-derived protein 4-like gives rise to the protein MASYDFNINPYSSDEEEVFVGFSVEEIAEIRQRRQHQDFDREIEEMFDESGTNSHVEFFASGDEYDEEEDDESNESADEDAPPDPLQWSNTLSDINVEEFSVRHGPTKDLGGQATSKDFLNLFINDDYLDEIARCSVAYARSKGDESFVTNRAEISAYLGLKILMGIHRLPQLEMFWDSVEFIGVEGFKKTIPKQRFKTLGKYLHLVDPGDEDANEVLYKVRSLVTLLEDKFADAYIPGKNVSVDEGLVKFNGRLSFKQYMPMKPDKFGIKVWMLADAICCDAFIADTNTTHLCVWKKLLFIIYEVKESLQLVVFFDSSEM